From Falsibacillus pallidus:
TGGACTTCTGTCAATAAAGTAGACACTTATATGCAAGTAAATGGCGTACTTTTTTTCTTCCGCGCTTCGTTTTCACTCCGCTTGGAGGCCTCTGCCTGAAGGAACCATTTGAAAAACAATGGTTCCTTCAGGCAGAGGGCAATTTCTCCTCAGTGGCGTTTAAACGCTGTGCCTCTTTATACGCCTTTTCATACTCAATCGGAGTGGCGTATTCTAATGTCGAGTGAATCCTTTTACGATTATAAAATTGAATATAAAACTTAATGGCCCCGATGGCTTCTGCTTTTGTCTTAAACACAAACTTGTACAAATACTCTTTTTTAAGAGAAGCGAAAAACGATTCTACACAAGCGTTATCATAAGGGGTTGCTTTCCGACTCATACTGATGGTCGCTTTGGCATCCTCTAAGGCTTTAATATATTTTTTTGAACAATACACACTTCCCCGGTCCGAATGGTGGATCCATCCCTCAGCGGGCTGGCGAATTTCTAGAGCTTCTTTTAATGCTTTTAACGGCAATTCGGCGTCCATACGATCATCTATGCTATAGCTAATCACCTGACGGGAAAACAGGTCTAATACTGGATTTAAATAAAGAAATCCCTCCCCTGTATGAATATAAGTGATATCCGTT
This genomic window contains:
- a CDS encoding IS3 family transposase, yielding MFQNKNDHTVVKMCEVLNVSTSGYYAWEKRLDQEETERQRWRRLLDERIRFHFHDNLGTYGSPRIYRKLIEVDHIQVSLKTVTNRMREMGLYATPPTRYIQTTDSDHQQLVYKNELNRKFKPEEPNRVWATDITYIHTGEGFLYLNPVLDLFSRQVISYSIDDRMDAELPLKALKEALEIRQPAEGWIHHSDRGSVYCSKKYIKALEDAKATISMSRKATPYDNACVESFFASLKKEYLYKFVFKTKAEAIGAIKFYIQFYNRKRIHSTLEYATPIEYEKAYKEAQRLNATEEKLPSA